Proteins encoded by one window of Carassius auratus strain Wakin chromosome 24, ASM336829v1, whole genome shotgun sequence:
- the LOC113042763 gene encoding calcium/calmodulin-dependent protein kinase II inhibitor 2-like, translating to MSEVLPYNEGKMNGYGADSDVSQLSFSCRLQDTNAFFGTSQSKRPPKLGQIGRAKNVVIEDDRIDEVLKGMTDKSSPGV from the exons ATGTCCGAAGTGCTACCATACAACGAGGGGAAGATGAACGGCTACGGGGCGGACAGTGATGTCAGTCAGCTCTCCTTCAGCTGTCGACTGCAAGACACGAACGCGTTCTTCGGAACATCACAGTCCAAAAGGCCACCGAAACTCGGACAGATTGGCAGGGCAAAAAACG TGGTGATTGAAGATGACCGAATAGACGAAGTCCTCAAAGGGATGACAGACAAGTCGTCTCCCGGCGTGTAA